A single region of the Winslowiella toletana genome encodes:
- a CDS encoding TIGR01777 family oxidoreductase, which produces MHILLTGGTGLIGSHLIPRLLQSGHQISVVTRDVAAARARLDSAVNLWSGLAQQRDLNEIDAIINLAGEPIADKRWSEHQKQKLCESRWQITERLASLINASSNPPSVFISGSATGFYGDTGDLVMTEDDPGNDEFTHQLCARWEALALGAASERTRVCLMRTGVVLAKQGGALAKMKLPFKLGIGGPLGNGKQYMPWIHLDDMLNAILWLLNNPQLEGPFNMVSPYAVRNEQFAAALGHAMHRPAFMRTPASAIKLMMGESAVLVLGGQHVLPKRLEESGFAFRWYQLDEALRDVV; this is translated from the coding sequence ATGCATATTTTACTCACCGGTGGCACCGGACTGATTGGCAGCCATCTTATCCCGCGTTTGCTGCAGTCGGGTCATCAGATCAGTGTGGTAACGCGTGACGTCGCTGCCGCCAGAGCCCGGCTCGATTCGGCCGTTAATCTGTGGTCAGGCCTGGCGCAGCAGCGCGATCTGAATGAAATTGACGCGATAATCAACCTGGCGGGCGAACCGATCGCCGATAAGCGCTGGAGTGAACATCAAAAACAGAAACTGTGTGAAAGCCGCTGGCAGATTACCGAGCGGCTGGCTTCACTGATAAATGCCAGTAGCAATCCACCCTCGGTGTTTATTTCCGGCTCGGCTACCGGTTTTTATGGCGATACTGGCGATCTGGTAATGACCGAGGACGACCCCGGTAACGATGAGTTTACGCATCAACTTTGCGCACGCTGGGAGGCACTGGCGCTCGGCGCCGCAAGTGAGCGTACCCGCGTCTGTCTGATGCGCACCGGCGTGGTGTTGGCGAAGCAAGGCGGTGCGCTGGCAAAAATGAAACTGCCGTTTAAACTGGGAATTGGCGGGCCATTGGGCAACGGTAAGCAGTATATGCCGTGGATCCATCTCGACGATATGTTGAATGCAATTCTTTGGCTGCTGAATAATCCGCAGTTAGAGGGGCCGTTTAATATGGTGTCACCCTATGCGGTGCGCAATGAGCAATTTGCCGCCGCTCTCGGGCATGCCATGCATCGGCCGGCGTTTATGCGCACCCCAGCCAGCGCGATTAAACTGATGATGGGAGAGTCGGCCGTCCTGGTCCTGGGCGGGCAACATGTGCTGCCAAAACGGCTGGAAGAGTCCGGTTTCGCTTTTCGCTGGTATCAGCTGGATGAGGCTCTGCGCGACGTAGTGTGA
- the hisP gene encoding histidine ABC transporter ATP-binding protein HisP, whose translation MAENKLNVTELHKRYGKHEVLKGVSLQANAGDVISIIGSSGSGKSTFLRCINFLEKPSEGAIAVNNQAINLVRDTDGQLKVSNKEQLRTLRTRLTMVFQHFNLWSHMTVLENVMEAPIQVLGLSKQAARERAVRYLDKVGIDELARGKYPVNLSGGQQQRVSIARALAMEPEVLLFDEPTSALDPELVGEVLRIMQKLAEEGKTMVVVTHEMEFARHVSSHVIFLHQGKIEEEGPPQELFNHPKSARLQQFLSGALK comes from the coding sequence ATGGCCGAAAATAAATTAAACGTAACTGAACTCCATAAGCGCTATGGAAAACATGAGGTGCTGAAGGGCGTTTCATTGCAGGCCAATGCCGGTGACGTCATCAGTATTATTGGTTCATCAGGGTCCGGAAAAAGCACATTTTTACGCTGCATTAACTTTCTCGAAAAACCCAGCGAAGGAGCGATTGCGGTAAATAATCAGGCGATTAATCTGGTGCGCGATACCGACGGCCAGCTTAAAGTATCCAATAAGGAGCAGCTACGCACGCTGCGCACCCGGCTGACGATGGTATTCCAACACTTCAATCTCTGGAGCCATATGACGGTGCTGGAGAATGTGATGGAAGCGCCGATCCAGGTGCTGGGCCTGAGCAAGCAGGCAGCGCGTGAACGTGCCGTTCGTTATCTGGATAAGGTCGGTATTGATGAACTGGCGCGCGGTAAATACCCGGTCAATCTTTCCGGCGGTCAGCAGCAGCGTGTCTCTATTGCCCGTGCGCTGGCGATGGAACCCGAAGTATTACTGTTCGATGAGCCGACTTCTGCGCTCGATCCTGAGCTGGTGGGTGAAGTGCTGCGTATCATGCAAAAGCTGGCGGAGGAGGGGAAAACCATGGTGGTCGTAACCCATGAAATGGAATTTGCTCGCCATGTTTCCAGCCATGTCATCTTCCTGCATCAGGGTAAGATTGAAGAGGAGGGGCCACCGCAAGAGCTGTTCAACCATCCCAAAAGTGCCCGTTTGCAGCAGTTTTTATCGGGTGCATTAAAGTAG
- a CDS encoding ABC transporter permease codes for MIEIIHEYWKALLWTDGYRFTGVAITLWLLIISVVLGGCMAVLLAIARVSPNRAVRFPVWLFTYVFRGTPLYVQLLVFYSGMYTLEVVKGTEMLNAFFRSGLNCTLLALTLNTCAYTTEIFAGAIRGVPHGEIEAARAYGFSTFKLYRCIILPSALRSALPAYSNEVILMLHSTALAFTATVPDLLKVARDINSATYQPFTAFGIAAVLYLVISYVLISLFRMAEKRWLAHVKPSSSH; via the coding sequence ATGATCGAGATTATTCACGAGTACTGGAAAGCCCTGCTCTGGACCGACGGCTATCGCTTTACCGGCGTGGCGATCACTCTTTGGCTGCTCATTATTTCGGTGGTGCTCGGCGGTTGCATGGCGGTGCTACTGGCGATTGCCCGGGTATCGCCGAATCGCGCGGTGCGTTTTCCTGTCTGGCTGTTTACTTATGTGTTTCGCGGTACACCGTTGTATGTGCAGCTGTTGGTATTCTATTCCGGCATGTATACGCTGGAGGTGGTGAAAGGCACCGAGATGCTGAATGCCTTTTTCCGCAGCGGCCTGAACTGCACCTTGCTGGCTCTGACGCTGAATACCTGTGCCTATACCACCGAGATTTTTGCTGGTGCAATTCGTGGTGTACCACACGGTGAAATCGAAGCGGCACGCGCATATGGTTTTTCAACTTTCAAACTTTATCGCTGCATTATTCTGCCTTCAGCCCTGCGCTCCGCGCTGCCGGCCTATAGCAACGAAGTGATTCTGATGCTGCACTCTACCGCGCTGGCATTTACCGCTACGGTGCCGGATTTACTGAAGGTTGCGCGTGATATTAATTCGGCAACCTATCAGCCGTTTACCGCCTTTGGTATTGCTGCCGTGCTGTATCTGGTTATTTCCTATGTGCTGATCAGCCTGTTCCGCATGGCGGAAAAGCGCTGGCTGGCGCATGTTAAACCCTCATCGTCCCATTGA
- a CDS encoding histidine ABC transporter permease HisQ, which translates to MLYGYSEVILKGAAVTLELALSSLLIAVVLGLIGAGAKLSSNRLIALIFEGYTTLIRGVPDLVLMLLIFYGLQIALNAVTDAVGIQQFNIDPMVAGILTLGFIYGAYFTETFRGAYLAVPKGQIEAATAFGFTGSQVFRRILFPGMMRFALPGIGNNWQVILKATALVSLLGLEDLVKATQLAGKSTWEPFYFAIVAGVIYLIFTTLSNGVLWWLERRYSVGVKRAEL; encoded by the coding sequence ATGCTGTATGGCTATTCTGAAGTCATCTTAAAAGGCGCAGCGGTCACGCTGGAGCTGGCGTTAAGTTCGCTGTTAATCGCGGTAGTGCTGGGTCTGATTGGCGCGGGTGCAAAGTTATCCAGCAATCGTCTTATTGCTCTCATTTTCGAGGGTTACACCACCCTGATTCGTGGTGTGCCCGATCTGGTACTGATGCTGCTGATCTTTTACGGATTGCAGATCGCCCTCAACGCGGTAACCGATGCTGTCGGGATTCAACAGTTCAATATCGACCCGATGGTGGCCGGTATCCTGACGCTGGGTTTTATTTACGGCGCTTACTTTACTGAAACATTCCGGGGTGCTTATCTGGCGGTGCCGAAAGGCCAAATTGAAGCGGCGACCGCGTTCGGTTTTACCGGCTCGCAGGTTTTCCGTCGCATTCTGTTTCCTGGCATGATGCGCTTTGCTCTGCCGGGTATCGGCAATAACTGGCAAGTTATTCTGAAAGCCACTGCGCTGGTGTCTCTTCTGGGTCTTGAGGATTTGGTAAAGGCAACCCAGCTGGCAGGAAAAAGTACCTGGGAACCGTTTTATTTTGCCATTGTGGCCGGGGTGATTTATCTGATATTTACCACGCTATCGAACGGTGTGTTGTGGTGGCTTGAACGCCGCTACTCGGTAGGGGTGAAAAGGGCAGAACTATGA
- the hisJ gene encoding histidine ABC transporter substrate-binding protein HisJ — protein MKKQVLALSLVLAFSSASSAFAAVPKNLRIGTDPTYAPFESKNAQGQLVGFDIDLANEICKRIEAKCSYVESDFDALIPSLKAKKIDVIISSLSITEKRQQEIAFSEKLYAANSRLIAPKGSPIQPTTESLKGKTIGLLQGTTQETYANQYWRPKGVTVTPYANQDLVYQDLTAGRIDAAFQDEVAASEGFLKQPVGKDYQFAGPAVKDDAIFGVGTGMGMRKDDTELKAAIDKAFAEMRADGTYDKLAKKYFDFDVYGG, from the coding sequence ATGAAAAAGCAGGTCCTGGCTCTTTCTCTGGTGCTGGCCTTCTCCAGCGCAAGCAGTGCGTTCGCTGCTGTACCAAAAAATCTGCGTATCGGAACCGATCCGACCTATGCGCCGTTCGAGTCGAAAAACGCGCAGGGGCAACTGGTCGGTTTTGATATCGATTTGGCCAACGAGATTTGCAAACGTATTGAAGCGAAATGTAGCTATGTCGAAAGTGATTTCGATGCGCTGATCCCTTCGCTGAAGGCGAAGAAAATCGATGTGATTATCTCTTCACTTTCCATCACCGAAAAACGTCAGCAGGAGATCGCCTTCTCTGAAAAGTTGTATGCTGCCAATTCCCGTCTGATCGCCCCTAAAGGTTCGCCAATTCAGCCGACGACTGAGTCACTGAAAGGCAAAACTATTGGCCTGCTGCAAGGCACCACACAAGAAACTTACGCTAACCAGTACTGGCGTCCAAAAGGAGTGACGGTCACGCCTTACGCTAACCAGGATCTGGTCTATCAGGATCTGACCGCCGGTCGTATTGATGCTGCGTTTCAGGATGAAGTCGCTGCCAGCGAAGGCTTCCTGAAGCAACCGGTAGGTAAAGATTATCAGTTTGCCGGCCCGGCAGTGAAAGATGATGCGATTTTTGGCGTCGGTACCGGTATGGGCATGCGCAAAGATGATACCGAGCTGAAAGCGGCAATTGATAAAGCTTTCGCTGAGATGCGTGCAGACGGCACCTACGACAAATTGGCGAAGAAGTACTTTGACTTTGATGTCTACGGTGGCTGA
- a CDS encoding UbiX family flavin prenyltransferase, with the protein MKRLIIGISGASGVIYGVRMLQVLQQVAEVETHLVMSQAARQTLALESDLSVRDVQAMADVVHDVRDIAASISSGSFKTDGMVILPCSMKTLSGIVHSYTDDLLTRAADVVLKERRRLVLCVRETPLHLGHLRMMTSAAELGAIIMPPVPAFYHRPETIQQIIDQTVNRVIDQFEISLPQDLFTRWQGA; encoded by the coding sequence ATGAAGCGACTCATTATCGGAATTTCCGGCGCCAGCGGCGTAATTTATGGCGTGCGTATGCTGCAAGTTTTGCAGCAGGTAGCGGAAGTGGAGACTCACCTGGTGATGAGTCAGGCGGCACGCCAGACGCTGGCGCTGGAAAGCGATCTGTCGGTGCGTGACGTGCAGGCGATGGCCGACGTGGTGCATGACGTGCGCGATATTGCCGCCAGTATTTCATCCGGCTCGTTTAAAACCGATGGCATGGTGATTTTACCCTGCTCAATGAAGACGCTGTCGGGCATTGTCCACAGCTATACCGACGATCTGCTGACGCGCGCAGCCGATGTGGTGTTAAAAGAGCGGCGGCGGCTGGTGCTCTGCGTGCGTGAAACCCCGCTGCATCTGGGGCATCTGCGGATGATGACCAGCGCGGCAGAGCTGGGTGCGATTATTATGCCACCGGTGCCGGCGTTTTATCACCGGCCAGAAACTATCCAGCAAATAATCGACCAAACGGTGAACCGGGTGATCGATCAGTTTGAGATTTCCCTGCCACAGGATCTGTTTACACGTTGGCAGGGTGCGTAA
- a CDS encoding LacI family DNA-binding transcriptional regulator, with product MKMQRITLHDIATLAGVTKMTVSRYLRTPEKVKAETAALIASVIAEVGYQPDTDNLVNHQLPRIGVLIPSFHNQIFADLLAGIESVTRAQGYQTLVVNYDYDQQREEQQIATVLAFNVKALLLTETTHTVRAEKYLNAAAIPVAEVMGLSQTPGRINVGFNNTRAGFDMTNMLIASGKKRIIYFGSMSDARDQQRYAGYSEAMAAAGLAAGRIVPGKVSSVSIGSGMMTLARQMYPDMDGILCTNDDLAVGVLQECHAAGILVPQQLAIAGFHGLEIGQVITPKLASVITPRFDMGKIAAGMLIKKIQHQPTIEQVDLHYRLSMGETI from the coding sequence ATGAAAATGCAACGCATAACGTTACATGATATTGCCACCCTGGCTGGTGTAACAAAAATGACGGTCAGCCGCTATCTGCGCACGCCTGAAAAAGTCAAAGCAGAGACCGCCGCGCTGATCGCCAGCGTTATCGCGGAAGTCGGTTATCAGCCTGATACTGATAATCTGGTCAACCATCAGCTGCCGCGTATCGGGGTGCTGATCCCCTCTTTTCACAATCAAATCTTCGCCGATCTGTTAGCGGGTATCGAATCTGTTACCCGTGCGCAGGGCTATCAAACGCTGGTGGTCAATTACGACTACGACCAGCAACGCGAGGAACAGCAAATCGCCACGGTGCTGGCCTTTAATGTTAAAGCGCTGCTGCTGACCGAAACCACTCATACGGTACGCGCCGAAAAATATCTTAACGCCGCTGCGATTCCGGTGGCTGAAGTGATGGGGCTAAGCCAGACGCCGGGGCGGATCAATGTCGGTTTTAATAATACTCGTGCCGGTTTTGATATGACCAATATGCTGATTGCCAGCGGCAAAAAACGGATTATTTATTTCGGGTCAATGTCAGACGCCCGCGATCAACAGCGCTATGCTGGCTACAGCGAAGCCATGGCGGCGGCGGGATTAGCGGCTGGCCGTATTGTGCCGGGTAAAGTGTCATCAGTATCGATTGGCAGCGGCATGATGACGCTGGCGCGGCAGATGTACCCGGATATGGACGGTATTCTCTGTACCAATGATGATCTGGCGGTTGGGGTGTTACAGGAGTGCCATGCGGCGGGCATCCTTGTTCCGCAGCAGCTGGCGATTGCCGGGTTCCACGGTCTGGAAATTGGTCAGGTGATCACGCCTAAACTCGCCAGTGTGATTACGCCGCGCTTTGATATGGGCAAAATTGCCGCCGGGATGCTGATTAAAAAGATTCAGCATCAGCCCACCATTGAACAAGTAGATTTGCATTATCGCTTGTCGATGGGGGAGACGATTTAA
- the purF gene encoding amidophosphoribosyltransferase has translation MCGIVGITGFMPVNQSIYDALTVLQHRGQDAAGIVTIDALNCFRLRKANGLVSDIFEARHMQRLQGNMGIGHVRYPTAGSSSASEAQPFYVNSPYGITLAHNGNLTNAHELRKQLFESGRRHVNTTSDSEILLNIFAQELDRFQHYPLEAENIFAAVAAVHQRVRGAYAVVAMIIGHGMVAFRDPNGIRPLVIGKRAMADGRVEYMVASESVALDTLGFEFLRDVAPGEAVYITEKGQLSTRQCAENPKSNPCLFEYVYFARPDSFIDKISVYSARVRMGTKLGAKIAREWEDLDIDVVIPIPETSCDIALEIAGILNKPYRQGFVKNRYVGRTFIMPGQHLRRSAVRRKLNANRAEFRDKNVLLVDDSIVRGTTSEQIIEMAREAGAKKVYLASAAPEIRFPNVYGIDMPSATELIAHGREVEEIRQIIGADALIFQDLDDLIEAVREENPDIAQFECSVFNGIYVTKDVDQQYLEYLQSLRNDDAKALARQNEVENLEMHNEG, from the coding sequence ATGTGCGGTATTGTCGGTATCACCGGTTTCATGCCGGTAAACCAGTCGATTTATGACGCGTTAACGGTGCTTCAGCACCGTGGTCAGGATGCTGCAGGCATCGTCACCATCGATGCATTAAATTGCTTCCGTCTGCGTAAGGCGAATGGCCTGGTCAGCGATATATTTGAAGCGCGTCATATGCAGCGTCTGCAGGGTAATATGGGTATCGGTCACGTCCGTTATCCGACCGCCGGAAGCTCCAGTGCTTCTGAAGCGCAGCCCTTCTACGTTAACTCCCCTTACGGCATTACCCTTGCACATAACGGCAACCTGACTAACGCACATGAATTGCGTAAGCAGCTGTTTGAAAGCGGTCGTCGCCACGTTAACACCACGTCTGATTCAGAAATTCTGCTGAATATCTTTGCGCAGGAACTGGATCGCTTTCAGCACTATCCGCTGGAAGCTGAAAACATTTTTGCGGCGGTGGCTGCGGTGCACCAGCGGGTGCGCGGTGCTTACGCTGTGGTGGCGATGATCATCGGTCACGGTATGGTGGCTTTCCGCGATCCAAACGGCATTCGTCCGCTGGTGATCGGCAAGCGTGCAATGGCTGATGGTCGCGTTGAGTATATGGTAGCCTCGGAGAGCGTGGCGCTGGATACACTCGGCTTCGAGTTCCTGCGTGATGTCGCGCCGGGCGAAGCGGTGTACATCACCGAGAAAGGGCAGCTTTCTACGCGTCAGTGCGCGGAAAATCCGAAAAGCAATCCGTGCCTGTTCGAATACGTCTACTTTGCCCGTCCTGACTCGTTTATCGACAAGATTTCGGTCTACAGTGCCCGTGTGCGTATGGGAACCAAGCTCGGTGCCAAGATTGCGCGCGAATGGGAAGACCTGGATATCGACGTGGTCATTCCTATTCCGGAAACTTCCTGCGATATCGCGCTGGAGATTGCCGGGATTCTGAATAAGCCTTATCGTCAGGGCTTTGTGAAAAACCGCTATGTTGGCCGCACCTTCATTATGCCGGGCCAGCACCTGCGCCGCAGCGCGGTTCGCCGTAAGCTGAACGCCAACCGTGCAGAGTTCCGCGATAAAAACGTGCTGTTGGTGGATGACTCGATTGTGCGAGGCACCACCTCTGAGCAGATTATTGAGATGGCGCGTGAGGCCGGAGCGAAGAAAGTTTATCTCGCGTCTGCAGCACCGGAAATTCGTTTCCCGAACGTGTACGGCATCGATATGCCAAGCGCCACCGAGCTGATTGCTCATGGGCGTGAGGTAGAAGAGATTCGCCAGATTATTGGCGCCGACGCGCTGATTTTCCAGGATCTTGACGATCTGATCGAAGCGGTACGAGAAGAGAATCCGGATATCGCGCAGTTTGAATGCTCGGTGTTTAACGGTATTTACGTCACTAAAGATGTCGATCAGCAATATCTTGAGTATCTCCAGTCACTGCGTAATGACGATGCCAAAGCACTGGCGCGCCAGAATGAAGTGGAAAACCTTGAGATGCACAACGAAGGTTAA
- the cvpA gene encoding colicin V production protein, which produces MVWIDYVIIAVIGFSALVSLIRGFVREALSLVTWGCAFFVASHYYSYLAVWFTGFEDELVRNGIAIGILFIATLIVGAIVNYVIGSLVEKTGLSGTDRVLGVCFGALRGVLIVSAILFFLDTFTGFSKSPDWQQSQLVPQFSYIIRWFFDYLQSTSSFLPR; this is translated from the coding sequence ATGGTCTGGATAGATTACGTCATCATTGCGGTTATCGGTTTTTCGGCTCTGGTTAGCCTGATCCGCGGGTTTGTTCGGGAAGCGTTATCTCTCGTTACCTGGGGATGCGCATTCTTTGTCGCCAGTCATTACTACTCCTATCTTGCGGTCTGGTTCACAGGTTTTGAAGACGAACTGGTTCGAAATGGAATTGCCATTGGCATACTCTTTATTGCCACCCTGATCGTGGGGGCTATAGTGAATTATGTGATTGGCTCCCTGGTCGAAAAGACCGGCCTGTCAGGTACCGACAGGGTGTTGGGCGTCTGTTTCGGGGCACTGCGTGGCGTACTGATTGTTTCTGCCATTCTGTTTTTCCTCGATACATTCACCGGCTTCTCAAAAAGTCCGGACTGGCAACAGTCTCAACTGGTTCCCCAGTTCAGTTACATCATCAGGTGGTTTTTTGACTACCTGCAAAGCACGTCGAGTTTTTTACCCCGGTAA
- the dedD gene encoding cell division protein DedD has translation MASKFQNRLVGTVILVAVGVIVLPGLLDGKKKHYKEEFAAIPLVPKPGDQQETDMVPPVTQSLPSQPPEGAGKAVEGDSDRTSQPADNGATMPQTESKPTVISPPPMQPSKPVEQPRPQTKPQQQPKPVEQPKPQPKPVEKPKPVEQAKPVEQPKQENKPQEQAPSGQAYVVQLGALKNAAKVNEIVAQLRLSGYRAYTVPSTPVQDQITRIYVGPDASKAKMQASVSELKGITGLGGVVKPYSVR, from the coding sequence GTGGCAAGTAAGTTTCAGAACCGTTTAGTCGGAACCGTCATTCTGGTCGCCGTTGGCGTTATCGTATTGCCAGGTCTGCTTGACGGTAAGAAGAAGCACTATAAAGAGGAATTTGCGGCTATTCCGCTGGTGCCTAAACCGGGCGATCAGCAGGAAACCGATATGGTGCCGCCTGTTACCCAGTCATTGCCATCGCAGCCGCCAGAGGGCGCGGGCAAGGCAGTGGAGGGTGACAGCGATCGCACTTCGCAGCCAGCGGATAATGGCGCAACGATGCCGCAGACCGAAAGCAAGCCGACGGTGATTTCACCGCCACCGATGCAGCCGTCGAAACCGGTGGAGCAGCCAAGGCCGCAGACAAAACCGCAGCAGCAGCCGAAGCCGGTCGAACAGCCGAAGCCTCAGCCGAAACCGGTAGAGAAACCGAAGCCGGTTGAGCAGGCCAAACCGGTCGAACAGCCGAAGCAGGAAAATAAGCCGCAGGAGCAAGCACCGAGCGGTCAGGCGTATGTGGTGCAGCTGGGCGCATTGAAAAATGCGGCGAAAGTGAATGAGATTGTCGCGCAGCTTAGGTTGTCGGGCTATCGAGCTTATACCGTGCCGTCAACGCCGGTACAGGATCAGATTACCCGTATCTATGTTGGCCCGGACGCATCAAAAGCCAAAATGCAGGCCTCTGTCAGTGAACTCAAAGGGATTACTGGCCTGGGTGGCGTGGTTAAGCCTTATAGCGTGCGGTAA
- the folC gene encoding bifunctional tetrahydrofolate synthase/dihydrofolate synthase, giving the protein MDNLHLPQATSPLATWLHYLEHLHSQAIELGLDRIRRVADHLDLLTPAPTVFTVAGTNGKGTTCRTLETLLMAAGYRVGVYSSPHLIRYTERVRIQGAELEESAHTASFAAIEAGRGETSLTYFEYGTLSALMLFKQAAVDVVILEVGLGGRLDATNIVDADVAVITSIALDHTDWLGPDRESIGREKAGVFRGAKPAVVGEPDMPQSIAAVADALGATLLQRDRHWRYQLEGNRWSFTDSHGSLTGLPLPQVPLPNAATALAALRASTLQVDEAIIREWLDKAILPGRFQTVASAPRVILDVAHNPHAASYLASRLAELPKQGKVHAVVGMLHDKDIAGTLACLAPQVDNWYCAPLEGPRGATADQLIACLPDGQSFASVVEAWQAALQQAQQQDIVLVCGSFHTVAQVMEAMETENGSGK; this is encoded by the coding sequence ATGGATAATCTTCACCTTCCTCAAGCCACGTCGCCTTTGGCCACGTGGCTTCACTATCTTGAGCATTTACATTCTCAGGCTATCGAACTCGGGCTGGATCGTATCCGGCGCGTTGCTGACCACCTTGATCTGTTAACACCCGCGCCAACGGTGTTTACCGTCGCCGGGACTAACGGTAAGGGCACCACCTGCCGTACGCTGGAAACGCTGCTGATGGCAGCGGGCTATCGGGTTGGCGTCTACAGTTCCCCGCATCTGATACGTTACACCGAGCGCGTGCGTATTCAGGGAGCCGAACTGGAGGAGTCTGCTCATACCGCCAGTTTTGCCGCGATTGAAGCCGGGCGCGGTGAGACATCGCTGACCTATTTTGAGTACGGCACGCTGTCGGCGCTGATGTTGTTTAAGCAGGCGGCGGTTGATGTGGTGATTCTGGAAGTTGGCCTTGGTGGACGTCTTGATGCCACCAATATTGTCGATGCTGATGTGGCAGTCATTACCAGTATTGCGCTTGATCATACCGACTGGCTCGGCCCGGATCGCGAAAGTATTGGTCGCGAAAAAGCGGGCGTGTTTCGTGGTGCCAAACCAGCGGTGGTTGGTGAACCGGATATGCCGCAGTCGATCGCCGCAGTGGCGGATGCACTGGGTGCAACGCTGTTACAGCGCGATCGTCACTGGCGTTATCAGCTTGAGGGTAACCGCTGGAGCTTTACCGACAGCCACGGCAGTTTAACTGGCCTGCCGCTGCCTCAGGTGCCGCTGCCGAATGCGGCTACCGCATTGGCAGCACTGCGCGCCTCGACGTTGCAGGTGGACGAAGCGATTATCCGTGAATGGCTGGACAAAGCCATTCTGCCGGGGCGTTTTCAGACCGTGGCCAGCGCGCCGCGCGTTATTCTTGACGTTGCTCATAATCCGCATGCTGCCAGTTATCTGGCCAGCCGACTGGCTGAATTGCCAAAGCAGGGGAAAGTGCATGCGGTTGTCGGTATGCTGCACGATAAAGATATCGCCGGAACGCTTGCCTGTTTAGCGCCGCAGGTAGATAACTGGTATTGCGCTCCGCTGGAAGGGCCACGCGGGGCGACAGCCGACCAGCTGATCGCCTGTCTGCCGGATGGACAGAGCTTTGCCAGCGTAGTTGAAGCATGGCAGGCAGCGTTACAGCAGGCGCAGCAACAAGATATTGTGCTGGTGTGCGGATCGTTCCACACCGTGGCACAGGTAATGGAAGCGATGGAAACGGAGAACGGCAGTGGCAAGTAA
- the accD gene encoding acetyl-CoA carboxylase, carboxyltransferase subunit beta translates to MSWIERILNKSTITPSRKASIPEGVWTKCDSCGQVLYRAELERNLEVCPKCDHHMRMHGRDRLHSLLDEGSLVELGSELEPKDLLKFRDSKKYKDRLVAAQKDTGEKDALIVMKGTLHGAPVVAAAFEFSFMGGSMGSVVGARFVRAVEQALEDNCPMICFSASGGARMQEALQSLMQMAKTSAALAKMQERGLPYISVLTDPTMGGVSASFAMLGDLNIAEPKALIGFAGPRVIEQTVREKLPPGFQRSEFLIEKGAIDMIVRRPEMRLKLASILAKLMNLPAPQPEAEEIAAEAPSQTPEA, encoded by the coding sequence ATGAGCTGGATTGAACGAATTCTCAACAAGAGCACCATCACCCCTTCGCGCAAGGCTAGTATTCCTGAAGGGGTTTGGACAAAGTGTGATAGCTGTGGTCAGGTTCTCTACCGCGCCGAGCTGGAACGCAATCTGGAAGTCTGCCCGAAATGCGATCACCACATGCGTATGCATGGACGTGACCGCCTGCACAGCCTGTTAGACGAAGGCTCGCTGGTTGAACTGGGTAGCGAACTGGAGCCAAAAGATCTGCTCAAGTTCCGGGATTCAAAAAAATATAAAGATCGTCTGGTAGCTGCACAGAAAGATACCGGCGAGAAAGACGCACTGATCGTGATGAAAGGTACGCTGCATGGCGCACCGGTTGTTGCTGCGGCGTTTGAGTTCTCCTTTATGGGCGGCTCAATGGGTTCCGTGGTCGGCGCGCGTTTTGTCCGTGCGGTCGAGCAGGCGCTGGAAGATAACTGCCCGATGATCTGTTTCTCGGCCAGTGGCGGTGCGCGTATGCAGGAAGCATTGCAGTCGCTGATGCAGATGGCGAAAACCAGCGCAGCGCTGGCGAAAATGCAGGAACGCGGTCTGCCGTATATTTCGGTGCTGACTGACCCAACTATGGGTGGTGTTTCCGCCAGCTTTGCAATGCTGGGCGATCTGAACATCGCCGAGCCAAAAGCTCTGATCGGTTTTGCCGGTCCGCGTGTTATTGAGCAGACGGTACGTGAAAAACTGCCGCCGGGTTTCCAGCGCAGTGAATTCCTGATCGAGAAAGGCGCGATTGATATGATCGTTCGCCGTCCGGAAATGCGTCTGAAACTGGCCAGTATCCTCGCCAAACTGATGAACCTGCCAGCGCCGCAGCCGGAAGCGGAAGAGATTGCTGCTGAAGCACCTTCCCAGACCCCTGAGGCCTGA